From Lucilia cuprina isolate Lc7/37 chromosome 4, ASM2204524v1, whole genome shotgun sequence:
AGTagcaattgttgtttttgttttagtcgATGTTAAGGACAAcgatgattttttattattattttttatcaatagtGACATTATATAAtctttgttgcttttgttttggtttgtttttatacttttattacgAAAGTACCGTTATTTCTGTGTTTATCTCTTTAATGATGTGTCAAAAAGAGGAGTGATTGAAGGCAGATCAGGGAGTTTTAAATatcttattgtttttgttatttctatttttcaCTTAGTTATTGTTATTCTATATGTttatcttatttgtttttttgttttgtagttttatcgtttgttgcttttaaagattttctgcaatttctatgaaatatttatgttttgttataaaaaaagataaaataaatgaaaacaattttaccGCTATAAAAACAACCATTTAGTCTTTATTTTGCTCTTTTGCCGCtagctaaatatttatttaagtcttACCACCTTTTGGCtgttttctatttctttatttCACTATTGCTTCATCAGAAaggaaaatataatacaattagCTGAGTTTTTCAAGCTTTTTGTTTGTATTGGTTTATTTTAGGTCTTTTCTTTGATTAATTTTCCATAAGTTTTGgcgaaactaaaaaaaactcttgtgctttatgtttgtaaaaatgatttaaaatcatTGAATTGAAGTCCtgttaaaagagaaaaactacTGTTCAAAgtttttacttgttttgtagattgtatttagttttaataaaaggtTAATGAAATAGAGGCGCTTTGAGaaacaatgtttaaatatttattaaattaaattgttttatttaataaacctaACCTAAATCTTCATTTTGaaaaacacatatgtatgtagggcAATATTAGGGCCGATAACGTGTCTCAGGTTTAGCTAGTTATGTTATAGTCTACACATGAGCTAgtgtttttacttaaattttataatatgtaaATAGTTTATGGAGAAGCAAATAAGAATGTATAGTTGGTTATGTGGCCGACATTTGTTAGTAATacgcatacatatatgtattgtaCAACATATCGagacttttttttgcaaaatgaacATAATTGATTTtcgattttcgttttttttttatagaaaccagTGGCTTCAACTTTATAAGAAAAAGACATAAGTACAGatttattttctgaattttgtaacaggtgtcggttacgtctaaattttattttaaaatatattaaaatcaaaaccaACTGTATCCCATACTTTAGACGtactaatatttattaaaggaGTTATACTATGTCCTACCtcgaagataattaaaaaaaattctcccctgtaaaatttagtttttgatgGTTGCGTCTTTTGTGCGAAAAGGGCTCGATatgtacaacaaataaatttgtccaatacacaatcgatgttgtacgATTATATCGTTGTATgaagtaattattattattcgaTTGTTCTTGtttctaaaaattgtatttgaaaaatttgtgtgACATACAACGcaacaacgatacgacatcgactTTGATTTGGACAATTATGTACTTTGAACATTTTagttatatactttttttatcatttagagaaaatttgttttaatcttCCCTGCAAAACGGGCCCGAAGAATTACTTTTGGGACATTGCGACAAATTTAAGTACTTTTGTAGTcgaatttttagtacttttttcgaTGTATTCCCATTATTTTGCAACTTATTCTGTAGATtagaaaattgcataaaaaaatgcttaataaaCATCTTTTCAAATACGACGTATAGTCATTAGGCACTATATTCTTATAAAACAAGAGGCATTATCCCCTACATGTAGACCTACTGtctcatatatattttcaataaaaaatatctgCCTAAAAGCACGTTTGAAATatttagatattatttaatcgttaataaatttacattttaaaaaattgattttattttcaatttattttttcttgcaaCATAGAAAGAACATTGTGTTGCAAATTAAATGTTGGCGTGAGGCCAAAACAAgtataaatactaaatactaggTAGGATTTCATGGTGTAAAATATTTGAGACTAAATGTtgcaatattttagattttatgcTGCACATTGCTTAGGTGATGTATTGAGGTGATATAGACCacgacaaaataaatatatggtatatttttttaggaataattataaaaataaaaaaactatacttTAAATAGGAataattaaagtttatattaattataataaaaatataatgtttttctaaacatttttaagtagaatttaatacattttatttaaattcaaattgttttatttaaacgattattgttttattgaaaatctaaTCACTTGAACTaattaaagaacaaaataatttaaaataacaaaaaaagcaacaacaattgctTTACAATTGCAAAAAcgcaattaatttgttttcaaacaatGACATTCATCATGCACtttgtgtatttgtttattaaatagttaACGGTACTTGATAGTATTTTTCAAAGGGgcgttgttttctttatgttctGATATTCGTTTAAgttgtgtttaaaaattatgcaaGCACAGTTTTGAGCcgttaattattttgttttaatactatgttttagttttacaattttattcatatttatcgTTTTATCTCataattttctgtaattatCACCTTgcttttttgctttgtttgttgttgctgctgttcacacttttcttttgtgttttaaatcTTTTGATTACAAAACTACAAagtaaactttaaatttgttgtcttttttatattaaaccgttgttttttctttacactTTTGTTTATGTTCTAAGTATTTGTGTTCTCTGTATTTTCTTTTGTTCCGCTTTACGCCATACACGTTGAACTCGTTATCGAAGACTAAACACTGCTTACGATGCTGCAGTCGTAAGCCATGCCTTTTTAACACACTTTGCAAATCATAGAGATACGAACAagtaatacaacaaaaacacgaATTTTAACGAATGCTAACCAACACATATATACGCACAAACAACCCGATATAGAGCaaacgaaaaatatattaacacatattcatacatatgtgaTTTTATACTACACATGTACAAGAGAAAATGCTTTTAGATTTTATAACGAAAATGTTAGTGTTATTTTGGATTGTTTGTGGAATAAATTGAACATAACATAAACCTGTTAAGCTTCTGTTCGAAATAATGTTaggttaataacattttaagttaaggaagaaatgtttaaagaaaaagcttttctttaaagaatgattacagtttgaaaagttttgctagatttatgaaataaatttccggtcttttttatgttaatataaatCTGGTTTTGCGAAACAACTTTCAAACTTAACGGtcgatttttgtaaaaaaaaatcgaccgtaaaaagataaatttattcGGCAAAAAGGGTGGAAATGGTAAACTACAAAAAGCCATTGAGTcgtatttttgtttcaattatagaacccaaatcaagattTAGAGGGTCATTTAACAAATCCCTTCCTCTCACTTCACTATCCATATAAATcgtattcaaaaatttaaattaaaacatttttaacgcCAAGTGAAATGTTTCACAAAATAGGGAGGCTGAACCTTTTTAActgttttcaaacaattttataatttaacttatttattttattttactaaggATTAGTTAATGTGTTTATTGATCCATCCGATATAATGAGAAACTTTGGTATAAACACCGGGATAAGGAGCCACCGTACAGGGCTTAACACTCCAGGAAACAATACCCAATTGCACGGAACCCTTGTACAACAAAGGACCACCAGAATCACCTGAGCATTGGCCTTTACCGCCTTCATCAACACCACCACAAATATGATCGGAGGTAGTAGCGCCATTGTGTCTAGAGTTACACTCAGCATCAGAGTAAATTTTCAAGTCAACTTCCTGCAAATTGCTTTGGATATATCCACCAGTCTGAAATAAGAACAAACCGTTACACATAAAAAGTTATTCAGCTATATGCTACAATTAAATACTCACAGCATTTAAGCCCCAACCAGCTAAAACACCAGGAGCACCCTGTTGTGTTTGAGGAATTTCAAAGTACGGTTCGGGTAAAGTAACGGGAGCTAAAGTTTTGTAATTGTAGACAAAAGCACCTTCCAATTCCAACAAAGCAATATCATTGGCATATGATCTTGAGGGAGCATAATCTTCATGGATAACAATACGTTTCACACCAACAACATTATCACCCTTGGCACTAATTTTAGTTGTAGCATATTGAATACTCAATTGACTAGCCGTGCGACCACTGACACAATGAGCAGCTGTCAAAATCCAGCGGGGAGCAATAATACTAGAGCCGCAAGAATGGGAACCGGTAGAGCCACGCAAAGACACTATAAAAGGATACTTTGAAACATCAGTAGAAGTGCCATTTACTACGCGTCCCTCAGGAAAACAGCTAACACTGCCCACTAAAGCTATCAAAGccaataaagaatatttaaaccACATTTTTCGTCTAAACCACAATAGAAACTAACAGTATCTCTAATTaaacttattatttatatacaataatgGACAAGTAAATTACTGCTGAAATTCAGCAATAGTTTCTTATCTCatggttaaaataaaatttaatctcTATCAAAAAGATGACCAATATATTGGCCACTGTTGGACGTGTGTTTAAGAATATCTGTTTCTAAACGATaagataatttattttacaattggaaatattgtacatacatatagtaaATTAAAGGCCCGTTATAAAATCGTAGAATTTCTTGAactgaattgaattgaattaaatCAAATCTCTGTTGCAGATTAAATTgattataaatcaaaaatattgttatcgTTAAAAGTTTATATGTGCTGAATTTGTTAAATGACCCAGTTGGATTTTTTGATTTGAATTGAACATTTAATTTTGCCTATTAAAGGGtgagataaaatttttttttattgatgaacagatttccccaaaaaaatttctaaattccgatatttcatatttaaaatcgataattttcaatataaatcggatgtttcattaaaaattatacttttcttCAAAATCCTTTTTTCCCTTTGAAGCGATTGCAtggtccactatcttattgttgACATCAGTGCATCAGTGTTGTGGAAGTAAAATCCCATACAATTTGTGACAAATTCAATGTAAATAGAAAATGCACAGATTGCACAGTATGCGGGGCTTTTGAACGTTTATATAAAAACCcttactattttttattaaaaatacaaaaattctaatttgtctttgaatatccttttttatttaactatagacctgaaaaaaatgctaaattaatatttttaattaatttacactaaaaataaattgttcactaaatataataacaatgaaaaatatctaaaattcaacatgtaaaaaaaaaaaaatttcgatttaattATACGTTCgatttttactaagaaattaattatattttcaatcaaataaaacaattaaaaataaattgtaataatatttaattttattaaaacttaattcaTATGGTTGTAAATCCAATCGATATAATGAGAAACTTTAGTATAAACACCGGGGTAAGGAGCTACAGTACAAGGTTTAACACTCCATGAAACAATACCCAACTGTACGGAACCATTGAACAACAAAGGTCCACCAGAATCACCATTACATTGACCCTTACCACCTTCATCAACACCTCCACAGATTTGATGGTTAGTAGTGGTACCATTATGTTTAGAATTACACTCCTTATCGGAATAAATTTTCAAGTCTACTTCCTGCAAAACACTTTGAATGTAACCGCCGGtctgaaatttaaacaaataaattagagattaaaatatatgaattgaaaagatttttcaaaattagcTAAAGATTTGAAACAATAAGTAGTCAAATGATCTGTTTCAATACCATTTTCCTAAAGACAATAAAaccttttattatttcaaataatatataaCTTACAGCATCTCTACCCCAACCGGCTAAAACACCTGGAGCTCCTTTACTATTCTGGGGAATTTCAAAGAATGAATCGGGCAAACCAACTGGAGCAATTGTTTTGTAATTGTACACCACAGAGCGACTCAATTCCAATAAAGCAACATCATTGGCGTATGATTTAGATACATCGTAACCCTCGTGCATAACAATACGCTTGACGGAAACAACATTTTCACCAAAGGAATTAATTCTAGTTGTACCGTACTGAACAGTTATATCTTTTTCCGTACGACCATCAACACAATGGGCAGCAGTCAAAATCCAACGAGGGGCAATTATACTGCCGCCACAAGAGTGAGAACCGGTACTGCCACGCAATGACACTATAAAGGGAAATTTGGTCACATCTGAAGCAGTACCATTTACCACGCGACCATCGGGAAAACAAGAAGCACTGCCCAGCAAAGCTATTAAAGCTACTAGCGTAAATTTAAACCACATTTTGTCTACTCTCCTCGTCGTTTTTTTAAAAACGAATcatctttttatatacaattcaaatgaatttatGCTAAAATTTGTGCAATTCTTATctttatttgaaagaaattactttaaatctTCACAATAATTTTCAATGGAATTTCCTTATTTCACACGATTAGATAACTTTTTGTTAAGAGCAGGCATAAATAAGAGGATCATCAAAATAGAAATCgttaaaattactatatatttcattgaaattgaaCTCTGGCTcttgaattaaaataatttattactaaatatttttaaaattaccacTATTTTATGATTACATGATAAGGCAAATTTTTGAATTGGTAAAATTCtcacataaataaaacattgaGTGCTTTAGTACTTTAGAAAATACGGCCACTTTTATAATACACAATTATAAGGGTATTCATTATTAAGGGATCGATTTCGAATCCCAGCAGTTATATAAAGAATAATGTTTATATAGTcgtaaaacttcaaaaaatttctaaaattcgaattacattataaattgatcaaaatatataatacaatttataaccgatttcattcatattaaaataatttaaaagaatatattttacgaacaaaaaaattagagaaggaagaaaaatatatatatataaagtaattaaatctttttttaaagaagtaaaTCGGAAGAAAACCGAAAACGTTATGAAtcgaattttttatatagactGAAGGTacgtacgttcacacctattaAATATTTGACTAAAAATGCGTAAccaaacttttttaaatgttttttatctgTCATGActtttgtaagtaaatttttgtcaTGTTTGACTGGTGTGGACATACCTTAAGTGTTCCACAATGGAACTTTATTTAACAACTCTAAATTAACCGTATTTCCTTTTATACggttctttccaaaaaaaatatatatatgcaaatataaaaatgaaatgtcataCCACATATTTCAATTGTATACACGGTTTTTATATCTTACAACAATGGCagtaaaaagtgcaaaaaaatgtttaataatactgtcaacttaaaatttttgtcttcCAATtttgtcagtaatgctttttctgaaaaCGTTGcataagaaaaattgtaagttcagacgattgttagacattttctgaatattttgctgacaacgttgtaaaatctgacaaccgtgtatcacggctttaagtTTATTCGAGAATTtctgatataaattttgaatttattaaaatagtatTGATGCATTATTGATGTTTATAACAAGTTTCGAAAGGTTTATATTAAGTCTACCGACTGAGCCCACTATTGCACTTTGATCCAGACAAATTATAAGTTTGCCTAATTATAAAGAATAGATTTTACCagataggaatttttttaaaaattatatataaaatgttttgttaaaacgtatatttttatgtattttttatttattaatctcAATACATGTGATTGTAAATCCAGTCGATATAATGGGAAACTTTGGTGTAAACGCCAGGGTAAGGAGCCACAGTACAAGGTTTAACACTCCATGAAACAATACCTAATTGTATGGAACCATTGTGGAACAAAGGACCACCCGAATCGCCGGAGCATTGACCCTTGCCACCCTCATCAACACCACCACAAATTTGATCGGAGTTAGTAGCACCATTATGTCTAGATTTGCACTCGGCATCAGAATAAATTTTCAAGTTAACTTCTTGCAAATGGCTTTGGATGTAACCACCAGtctgaaattaattaaacaaaattaatatatttcattaaaatgtaattatttttgaataacAAACTTACCGCATTTAAGCCCCAACCAGCTAATACACCTGGAGCACCCTCTTTAGTTTGAGGTACTTCAAAGTACGAATCGGGCAAAGTAACAGGTGCAATTGTCTTGTAATTGAAAACTAAAGAATTCTGCAATTCTAATAAAGCAATATCGTTGGCATATGACTTAGCAGGAGCATAACCTTCATGCATGATAACACGTTTTACGCTAGCAATATTTGTTCCATTTGAACTAATTTTAGTAGTACCATATTGTATGCTCATTTGACTAGCAGTGCGTCCACTGACACAATGAGCTGCCGTCAAAATCCAGCGAGGAGCTATAATACTAGCGCCACAGGAATGAGAACCACTGGCGCTACGCAATGACACGACAAAAGGATATTTTGTAATATCGGAAGCGGTGCCATTTACCACACGACTTTCGGGTAAGCAGCTAACACTGCCGATCAAAGCTATCAAAGCCACTAACGTATATTTAAACCACATTCTAACGTTTATTTCCCCACAATAAACTAACAATATTTCGAAGCTGTAATCatcttttatatacaaaaagaagTTTGggttgattaattttttttttttttctattttgcaaaaaattgttATCTTGTGACTAGAAAGTGAAActaatttttatcaaaagatGACCACCATCCATTCTTGAACGTGTGTACATTTTTTAAtcgtacaaaatatttataatatttgatataaaaagaTTTACTACCCCTATAGTTGACTTGAGAtcagaatttttaaaagaattaaatctCCATTTTGAGACTTGtattaaattgttgaaaataatgttgaaacaaattttgtaattaaatagtTATGACATTattaaaggtatattttttaatgattcaTATTGTTATTTTGGCCAGTAttactaataaaaattaataaatgaaaattaataaattcaaattggttctgttatatttttaaatataaaaggcCGTTATAACTTCTGTGCctgtgttttgtgtttttcgagTCGAgacaaaaacattgaaatataaGACTCTTCCTGTTTTTAGTTCtgttattcaaataatttttaaacttaacatATTGACGGTATTTAGTGATGTATTACGTGTGTTCACctgtttaaaacaaatgaatataaatttttcgattCGAAAGTTACAGAATTacagattttcaaaaataatattaaagaaaaaacaagtaagg
This genomic window contains:
- the LOC111690619 gene encoding mite allergen Der p 3-like produces the protein MWFKYSLLALIALVGSVSCFPEGRVVNGTSTDVSKYPFIVSLRGSTGSHSCGSSIIAPRWILTAAHCVSGRTASQLSIQYATTKISAKGDNVVGVKRIVIHEDYAPSRSYANDIALLELEGAFVYNYKTLAPVTLPEPYFEIPQTQQGAPGVLAGWGLNATGGYIQSNLQEVDLKIYSDAECNSRHNGATTSDHICGGVDEGGKGQCSGDSGGPLLYKGSVQLGIVSWSVKPCTVAPYPGVYTKVSHYIGWINKHIN
- the LOC111690621 gene encoding mite allergen Der p 3-like yields the protein MWFKFTLVALIALLGSASCFPDGRVVNGTASDVTKFPFIVSLRGSTGSHSCGGSIIAPRWILTAAHCVDGRTEKDITVQYGTTRINSFGENVVSVKRIVMHEGYDVSKSYANDVALLELSRSVVYNYKTIAPVGLPDSFFEIPQNSKGAPGVLAGWGRDATGGYIQSVLQEVDLKIYSDKECNSKHNGTTTNHQICGGVDEGGKGQCNGDSGGPLLFNGSVQLGIVSWSVKPCTVAPYPGVYTKVSHYIDWIYNHMN
- the LOC111690620 gene encoding trypsin beta-like, whose protein sequence is MWFKYTLVALIALIGSVSCLPESRVVNGTASDITKYPFVVSLRSASGSHSCGASIIAPRWILTAAHCVSGRTASQMSIQYGTTKISSNGTNIASVKRVIMHEGYAPAKSYANDIALLELQNSLVFNYKTIAPVTLPDSYFEVPQTKEGAPGVLAGWGLNATGGYIQSHLQEVNLKIYSDAECKSRHNGATNSDQICGGVDEGGKGQCSGDSGGPLFHNGSIQLGIVSWSVKPCTVAPYPGVYTKVSHYIDWIYNHMY